Proteins encoded together in one Impatiens glandulifera chromosome 1, dImpGla2.1, whole genome shotgun sequence window:
- the LOC124918811 gene encoding probable methyltransferase At1g29790, which translates to MDSPKNPKSFPTNLLFLFILMSSNLLTLFVSTTFNNSHCSIPSSSININPTKTASEFLAITSPQKLPFGYNNNFDSDEILPPVGMPCTLFPDYLNRYMSYKVNGSCPDDELLAQKLLLKGCEPLPRRRCRPAASKEAIEPYPIPKSLWTKPSDNSVVWTAYTCKSYECLVNRKRNQKAFDDCKDCFDLEGREKTRWLKPKGDGINLSIDEVLASVKPGSIRIGLDIGGGVATFAVRMRERNITIVTTSMNLNGPFNNFIASRGVIPLYLSISQRLPFFDNTLDIVHSMHVLSNWIPSTMLQFMLFDIYRVLRPGGLFWLDNFFCVGEQLDKLYTPLIDSIGFKKVKWVVGRKLDRGPDLEEKYLTALLQKPLKNSW; encoded by the coding sequence atgGACTCACCTAAAAACCCCAAGTCTTTTCCCACCAATCTACTCTTCCTCTTCATTCTCATGTCCTCAAATCTTCTCACCCTCTTTGTTTCCACCACTTTCAACAACTCTCATTGCTCTATTCCTTCCTCCTCCATCAATATCAACCCTACAAAAACCGCCTCCGAATTTCTAGCCATCACATCTCCCCAAAAGCTTCCTTTCGGTTACAACAACAACTTTGATTCGGACGAGATTCTCCCACCCGTTGGCATGCCTTGTACCTTGTTTCCCGATTATCTCAACCGATATATGTCATACAAGGTCAACGGTTCTTGCCCCGACGATGAGTTACTTGCTCAAAAACTTCTCCTTAAAGGGTGTGAACCGCTTCCTCGTAGAAGGTGTAGACCCGCAGCCTCAAAAGAAGCTATCGAGCCTTACCCAATTCCCAAAAGCCTATGGACAAAGCCTTCCGACAATTCGGTTGTTTGGACCGCGTACACTTGTAAGAGCTATGAGTGTTTAGTCAACCGAAAGCGTAACCAGAAGGCTTTCGATGATTGTAAAGACTGTTTTGACCTCGAGGGTCGCGAAAAAACTCGATGGTTGAAACCGAAAGGCGATGGGATTAACCTCTCGATCGATGAGGTTCTTGCTTCGGTGAAGCCGGGGAGTATTCGGATAGGACTTGATATCGGAGGAGGTGTTGCCACTTTCGCGGTTAGAATGAGGGAAAGGAACATAACAATTGTGACCACTTCCATGAATTTAAACGGGCCTTTCAATAATTTCATTGCATCGAGAGGTGTCATACCTTTATACCTTAGTATTTCTCAGAGACTTCCGTTTTTTGACAATACACTCGATATTGTGCATTCCATGCATGTTTTGAGTAATTGGATTCCGTCGACGATGCTACAATTTATGCTTTTCGATATTTATAGGGTGCTTAGGCCAGGTGGGTTGTTTTGGCTAGACAATTTCTTTTGTGTGGGTGAGCAGTTAGATAAATTGTATACGCCACTTATCGATAGTATAGGATTCAAGAAAGTGAAGTGGGTCGTGGGGCGTAAACTCGATAGAGGTCCAGATCTTGAAGAGAAGTATCTTACAGCTTTGCTGCAGAAACCATTGAAGAATTCTTGGTGA